DNA from Desulfuromonas sp. AOP6:
GTTTCGTTCCTGGAAATCCATCCCGGCGCCGGGCGGATGCTCCGAGTGCCACACTACCGAGATATCGGCGGACTGGCAGGTGGCCTATAAGCCGGTCATGCTTAGTGACGAGACGGATCGCTTTTCATGGCAGAGGCCCGAATCGGTTGAGCGTCCTGATGAATCTCCCCTTGACCAGAAGAAGATCACAGAACAGCGCTGTTTCCGTTGTCACAAGGGACCCAACAAGGCGCATACGGAATATAAGGGACGCTATCACCACTGAGGACGAGACCCCTTGATCTTCAAGGACTCCCGCTGCTGAGGCGGGAGTCCTTTTCTCGTGGGAGTAATCCCATTTTTGTGTGGAGGGCTGATGTTTCGCCGAACGAAGATTGTCGCCACAGTAGGGCCTTCCTGTGATACGGAAGAAGGTCTTTTGGCTTTAATGGAAGCAGGCGCCGATGTGTTTCGCCTGAATTTTTCCCATGGCGGGCACGCTGAGAAAACCGCCATAATCAAAAGAATCCGTAAGCTCTCCAAGCGGCGGCAGCGGGCCGTGGCTATCCTGGGAGATCTGCAGGGGCCTAAAATTCGAACCGGGATGCTCCAGGGCGGCACCATGGAGCTGGTAGCCGGCAGCGAGGTCGTGCTGACCACGCGAAGCGTCGAGGGGGGCGGCGGCGTTATCCCAACCGAATACCAGGACCTGCCCGGGGATGTGGCAGTCGGTGACCGGATTCTTCTTGACGACGGACTGCTTGAGCTGGCCGTCCTGCAAAAAGATGAAACAGATGTATGCTGCCGTGTGGTGGTGGGCGGCACCCTCACGAACCGCAAGGGCATCAATCTGCCGGGGGTGGCTGTTTCGACGCCGGCTCTGACGGAGAAAGACAAGGAGGACCTGGCCTTTTGCATTCGTGAAGGAGTCGATTACCTGGCTCTCTCCTTTGTGCGCAAAGCCAGCGATGTTCGGGAACTCAAAGATCTGCTGTACCGGGACAAGGTCGCGTTGCCGATTATCGCCAAGATTGAGAAACCCGAGGCCGTCGCCGATTTTGACGCCATTCTGGAGGCGTCCGACGGCATCATGGTCGCCCGGGGGGATCTAGGCGTGGAGATGAGTCCGGAAAAAGTGCCCCTCATCCAGAAGCAGATCATCCGCAAGTGCAATAAGGCGGGTAAGCCGGTTATCACGGCAACTCAGATGCTGGAGAGCATGGTTAATAATCCACGCCCGACCCGGGCGGAGACATCCGATGTGGCCAACGCCATTCTGGATGGCACGGACGCCGTCATGCTCTCGGCGGAGACGGCCTCCGGCCGTTATCCCGTTGCGGCGGTCGCGTTGATGGTGCGGGTCGCCAAGGATGTGGAGGGCGATCCGGAACTGAAGGATCAGGTCTTCCATCCGCTGGATGAGATTCTCGGTTACCGCCGCCTGCCGGAAGCCATCGGCCAGGCCGCTGTTCGCGTAGCCGAGACCATCGGGGCCGGGGCGATTCTTGCCTTCACGCAGACGGGGAGCACAGCCGCCCTCGTGGCCAAATACCGGCCCAATCTGCCCATTTACGCGGTGACACCCTCGCCCAAGGTGCGCCGACGCCTGGCGCTCTATGCTGGCGTGCGTTCCATTCGGGTCGACATCGAAGGGGATACGGAAGCCCAGATCCGCTCAGTGGAGCAGGCCGTGCTGACCTCGGGTGTCATGCAGGTTGGCGATGTCGTGGTTATCACCATGGGCAGCCCGGTGTCCGCACCGGGGACGACCAATCTCCTCAAGGTTCACCGGTTGGGAACGGGTCACTTTTATGAGGTTCATTAACCGGCGCTTGCCCAGCCTTTTACTTCATGTGATGACGGGAAAGTTTTCATGAAAAAGAAAGCCGTGGTTCTCTACAGCGGGGGACTGGATTCCACCACCTGCATGGCCATTGCGCAAGCGGAAGGCTTTGTCCCTTACGCCATGAGCTTTGCCTACGGTCAGCGACACAGCGTCGAGGTAAGCAAAGCCATGGAATATGCCAAGGAGATTGGCGCCAAAGACCATCATCTGGTCGAATTCGATTTGCGTCGTATCGGTGGCAGCGCCCTTACTTCCGACCTGGAGGTGCCCAAGGAAGGGGTGGAGGAGGGGAATATCCCCGTTACCTATGTACCGGCGCGCAATACCATCTTTCTCTCTTTCGCCCTGGGCTGGGCGGAAGTTCTCGGCGCCTTCGATATTTATATCGGTGTCAATGCCCTGGACTATTCCGGATATCCTGACTGCCGGCCGGAATATATCGCCGCTTTTGAAACCCTGGCCAATCTGGCTACCCGGGAAGGGGTGGAAGGCCGCGGACGCTACCGGATCCATACCCCGCTGATGACCTTGACCAAAGGGGAAATCATTCGACGCGGTCTGCAGCTTGGGGTTAACTATGCGCTGACCCACTCCTGTTATGATCCTTCGCCAGAAGGGCTTTCCTGTGGGATCTGCGACTCCTGCCGGTTGCGCCTGAAAGGGTTTGCCGAGGTCGGGGTGGCCGATCCCATCCCTTATGCCGGACGGACGGACAAGCGTTGAATCAGCCAGAAGCAAAAGCACGGATAACAGACAAGGAACCATAAAGAACAATGACTGATAGGCTGAAAAGCGACGATCTCTCTAATACTCCGGCCATGCCCGATATGCAGAAGGCACGGGATACCCGTAATATCCCCATCGACAAGGTCGGGGTGAAAGATATCCGCTACCCCATCGTAGTGCTGGACAAAAGCCGCGAAAGCCAGCACACCGTGGCGCGCATCAACATGTATGTCGACTTGCCGCATCACTTCAAGGGAACCCACATGAGCCGTTTCGTGGAGATTCTCAACCAGTATCGCGGCGAGATCAGCATCGAGAGCCTCGACACCATCCTGCAGGACATGAAGGATCGCCTCGATGCTTCCTGCGCCCATATGGAACTGGAATTTCCCTATTTCATCGAAAAGGAGGCACCGGCCTCCGGCGCCAAGGGGTTGATGGAATATCAGTGCCAGATGATCGGCACCCTCGGCCAGGAGGCCGACTTTATTCTCGGCGCCACCGTGCCGGTGACCTCCCTGTGTCCCTGCTCCCGTGAGATCAGCGCTCGCGGAGCCCACAACCAGCGCAGCGCTATCCATGTGCAGATCCGCTACCGGGGACATGTCTGGCTGGAAGACCTCATCGCCTGGGTGGAGGCCTGTGGCAGTGCGCCCGTCTACGCTCTGCTCAAGCGCGAAGACGAAAAGGCAGTCACCGAGCAGGCTTATGACAATCCCATGTTTGTGGAAGACATCGTGCGGGCGGTCACACAAAAACTCAAGGGGGTTGAGGAAATCCTCTGGTTTCGGGTTGAGTGCGAAAACTTTGAGTCAATCCACAACCATTCTGCCTATGCCCTGGTCGAGTGGGCGCGCTGAAAGCCCAACCTGTGGATAAGGTTGTGGAAAATGTGAATAAGGGGGGTTTCTCCGGTGGGGAATTCCCCCTAGACCCTTTGAGGCATCATCTGGGAATATTGGCAAAGGAGCCGGTTCCCGGTCGGGTAAAGACGCGGCTGAGCCCGCCTCTGACATCGGCTGAGGCCGCTCAGCTCTATGAGGTCTGCCTGCGGGAGACCGTGCAACGCCTGCGCGAAACGGGTGTGAGCCTTACCCTTTTTTATGCCGGTTCAGAAGCCTATTTCCGCCGTACTTTCCCTGATATACCCCTGCAGCCCCAAGAAGGAAACGACCTAGGCGAGCGCCTGGAGAGAGCTCTGTGCTTCCTGTTCCGTCAGGGGGCGGCCGGCGCCGCCCTGGTCGGCTCGGACAGCCCCGATATCCCTTTGCACCTGGTGAAGGAGGCCTTTCAGTTTCTGGCGGAAGAGACAGCTCTCACAATTCCTGCCCTGGATGGCGGCTATGTTCTCGTGGGTGAGCGCGATCACCATCCTCAGCTCTTTCGCGATATTCCCTGGAGTACGGCCCACGTCCTCGCGGAAACGAGGCGCCGGGTCGCTGAGCTGAACCTGAGCTATCGGGAACTGACCCCGTGGGATGATGTCGATGACCTTCCCTCGCTGGGGCGACTGCTCGAGCGTTCCCCCGCGAGCGAGACGGCCTGTTTCGTGCGGGCTCATCTGACGAAATACCTGAGTTTAATTGAAGGGTTAAAAAGGCAAAGGGGTTGATTTTGCGGGTTTTTCCAGCCGATAGACGTTGACAGGTGCAGAAGGATGGCCGATAATTCAGCCCTTGTACGGACGCGCACTACCTAAAAGGAGGCCTTATTTTGGATCTCATCCTGAACGCCGGACCGGTCGTCAAACTGGTCATGTTGATACTGGCCTATTTTTCCATCGTCAGCTGGGCCATCATTTTTTTCAAGTTTCGTGAAATCCACCGAGCCACCAAAGATTCCTCCGGTTTTCTCGATTTTTTCTGGAGCAAGAAACGTCTGGACGTCATCGGCCAGGGACTCAAGGATTTCCGCCACTCCCCCCTGACAGTCCTCTTCCGCGAAGCCTATCAGGAGCTGCTCAAGGATCAGCGCCGCCGGGATCCCGACGAAGAGCCGGCCTTCTCCGCTGATCTGGGCCGCGCGGAAAGCGTGGCTCGCGCCCTGCGTCGGGCCACCACCCAGGAGACGCAGCGCCTGGAAAAGTTCCTCACCTTTCTGGCCACCACCGGTTCGACGGCCCCCTTTATCGGCCTGTTCGGTACCGTCTGGGGCATCATGGATTCCTTCCGTGGCATCGGCCAGACCGGCAGCGCTTCACTGGCCGTCGTCGCGCCGGGTATATCCGAAGCCCTCGTGGCCACGGCCATCGGCTTGGTGGCGGCCATTCCCGCCGTCGTGGGCTACAACCATTTTGTCAACAAGGTCAATGTGCTCACGGGCGAGATGGATAATTTCAGTCAGGAATTCCTCAATATCGTCGAGCGCATGGGACGGAGAGGCTGAAGATGGAAGTCGGTCGGCGTGACGGCAACAGCCGCAGAGCCCTGTCCCAGATCAACGTCACCCCCTTTGTCGATGTCATGCTGGTGCTGCTCATCATCTTCATGGTGACGGCGCCGATGATGGATCAGGGTGTTGAGGTCAACCTGCCGGAGGTCGCCGAGGCTCCGACCCTGGAGGCGGCCAACGAGCCGCTCATCCTCACCGTTGACAAGCAGGGCACCATTTCCATCGGGCGTTCCCGGGTCGACAATGCGGACAAGCTCGTCCCCGTCCTGGAGCAAATTCTCAGCACGCGTAAAGAGAAGGAAGTTTTTTTGCAGGCGGATCGGGATGTCCCCTACGGCAAGGTCGTGCAGGTCATGGCGGCCGTGCGCAAGGCCGGTGTCAGCAAGATGGGGATGGTGTCGCAGCCCCCGGAGCCCTGAGGTAATCTTTCGGACGTGGGCACAGATAACCTGATATGAAGACAGTCAAACAGACAGCTCCGAGCGCGCCTCGATCCACCCCTGCTTCCGGTCTGGGACGCATGCTGGTCCTTTCACTGGCGGCCCACCTGGCGGTGATCCTGTCGTTTACCGTCGGCCTCATTCCCCTGCGGCAGACGCCGCCACGGGAAGTCTATCACGTCGACCTGGTGAACCTGCCGGTGAAAGACCCGCAAGCCGGCCGGCCCGACGCCCGTCCGACGGAAACCAAAAAACCGGAGCCGCCCCAGCCGGCCCTACCCAAGCCGGTGCCACCCGCCCCCAAGGTCGAAGCGAAACCTGCGCCTAAACCCGCTCCTAAGCCGGCCCAGAAACCGGCAGTTCCTGTCAAGCCGAAGGCAAAGCCAGCCGAGAAAAAGACCGCCGCCCCGGCGGCGCAGTCGGATCCCCTGAAGGCTATCGAGGAGATGCGGAAGCGGCAGGAGCTGGACAAAGCTATAGAAGATTTAAAGCAGAAGGCAGACCGCCTGAGTCAGAGCGACACCCGCAACTCGGTGGCCAGCCAGGCGCCGGTGGGAATGCCGACGGGTAAAGGGACTGAGGCGGGTCCCGATCACCAAGCATGGATAAGCAAACATGTTAAGGCTGGTTGGACTCTAAGTAGGCACCAGGTAAGCCGTCTTGATCTCGTGGCCGTGGTGCGTTTGCAGTTCGATGCCCGTGGTAATCTGCGTCATTTTGAGTTTGAGGAAAAAACAATGGACGCCCCTTTTAACAATTCGATCGAGCAGGCCATTCGACAACTCCCCAAGCTACCGAATACTTCTGGGCCGCTCACCTTGACCGTGATATTTAACCTTGAAGATCTAATGGAGTAGTCCATATGATGCGTACCTGTTGGCTGTTGCTGGTGCTGTTGCTGGTCTGCAGTCTGCCCGCTCCTGCTGCCCAGATTGTCATAAGTGGTCCGGGCAAGCAGGCCATTCCCCTGGCGGTGACCGAATTTCTGCCCTTGTCGGGCCAGAGCGCCCGCCCGGAGGTGGCCCGCGAGCTGGACGAGCTGCTGCGAGGCGATTTTGACTTTTCCGGCCTTTTTGCCCTGCTGCCGCGGGAATCCTACCTCAGCGATGCTTCCCGGCTGACCCTGAACAGCGCCGAAGTGAACTTTGAGCAATGGCGCCTGCTCGGCACCCAGTCCCTCGTCAAAGGCGGTTATGCCGTGCGGGGGGACGAGCTGATCATCGAGGCCAGGCTGTTCGATGTAGGCAGTCGGCGCATGCTGACCGGGCGCCGCTACCAGGGCAAGCTGGCCGACCTGCGCCGTATGGGCCATACCTTTGCCGACCAGGTGCTCAAGGCTCTCACGGGAGAAGAGGGACCATTCAACACCCGTATCGCTTTTGTCGGCGCTCACAGCGGTCACAAAGAACTGTATCTGATGGACGTGGACGGCCGCAACGTCAAGCGCATCACGGACCATCGCTCCATCGTCCTCAATCCCGATTTTTCCCCCGTCGGCAAAGAGATCCTCTTCACCTCCTACAAAGGGGGCAATCCCGATCTCTATCGAAAGGAAATCTACTCCGGCCGCGAGGCGCGTTTCTCCTACCGGCGCGGGCTCAATATTGCCGGCCGCTATCGGGCCGACGGCAAAGAGGTCGCTGCGACCCTGTCGCGGGACGGCAATGCCGAGATTTACCTTATCGGCATGGACAGTGCCATTCACAAACGGTTGACGAACAGCTGGGGAATCGATGTCGATCCCACCTGGAGTCCTCGCGGCGACGAGATCGCCTTCGTTTCCGATCGCTTGGGCAATCCGCATATCTTCATTGTCGATGTCATCAAGGGCGAGGTCCGACGGTTGACGCGGGAAGGGAAATACAATGCCACCCCGGCCTGGAGTCCCAAAGGAGATCGCCTCGTCTTCAGCCGACTGGAAGGGGGAGTCTTTGATATCTACACCATCCGTCCCGATGGCAGCGACGAGCGCCGACTGACCTTCGGACCCGGCAGCAAGGAACATCCCCGCTGGAGTCCCGATGGTCGATTTATCGTCTATTCCTCCGACCCAAAGGGTGACAAAGCCATTTACATCATGCGGGCTGACGGCAGCGGCTCCCGCCAGATATCGCCGGCAGGGGGAGAAAGCCGACATCCGGCCTGGTCCTCCACCTGGTAATCACATTGCTTTTCCCCACGGCTACGTATATGATTTCCATGTTTTTTGCATAGAGTCAGAAACATTCGAAGTTCACTATAATGCCGTATTTCTGAAAGGAGTCTAGGATCATGAACGTACGTCAGTTTGGAAAAGGGATTTTTCTGGGGGTCTTGGTAGCGCTGCTGGCGACCGGCTGCGCCAAAAAGCCGGCTCCGGGTGACTCTTTGGAGTCCGATCAGGCCGGCTTCACTCAAGAGACCGTTCCGTCCGATGGCGGCGGCTTCCAGGAACAGTCCTTCGACGAACAGACCTTTACTGAAGCGCCCGGGTTGGTCGACGCCGACGTGATCACCGGGCTTGAGCGAGTCTTCTTCGAATTCGACCAATACACGCTGACCGAGCAGTCCCGGGAAGTGCTGGCCAACAACGCCCAGTACCTGAAAAACAACCCAGGTGTCAAAGTGGTCATTGAGGGGCACTGCGACGAGCGCGGCTCCGACGAGTACAACCTGGCTTTGGGTGAGCGCCGGGCGGCCGCGGCCAAAAACTATGTCGTTTCTCTTGGCGTGGCAGAAGATCGCATGACGATCATCTCCTACGGCGAGGAAATTCCTCTCGATCCCCGCACCTCGGAAGAGGCCTGGGCCAAGAACCGGCGGGCGGAATTCAAGGCCGTTCGCTGATTGTTGCAGAGAAGGGGCTGTGCCGAAGAGGCACAGCCCCCGTTATGCCTGAAGGAGAGAAATAGTGAAAGGGTGGAAAGTAATCGTGCTGTTAGGGATGCTGGCGGTCATGACGGCTGGCTGCATACCGACCCAGCGAGACCTGCGCATGGAACGGGATCTTGAGGAGATGAAGCGCCGGCTGGCCTCCTTTGAACGCAATGCGGCCCTGCAGCGTCAGGCGGCGCCGGGTGAAAGACGTCTGGACGATGTTGGCCGTCAGGTCGCGGATCTCCAGGCGGCGCTGGACACCTTGCGCGTGGATGTGCAGGCCGTCAGTGGCCGGATGGAAGACCTCAGCCGCCAGCGGGAGGAAAGCCGTCAGGAAATGGCCCTGATCCGCGATGATCTGAGCCTGAAGGTCTCTTCGCTCGAAGACAGGATGGCTGGCCTGACAGCAGGAGCGATCCCTCCGGCTGGCAGTACCATGTCAGCCTCGTCTCCCGAGTTCCTCTACGAAGAAGGTTTGGCGTTGATCCGCCAGCAGGGCAACTTTGTCGAAGGACGCAAAAGGATGAGCGATTTCGTGCAGAACCATGCCGCGCATCCCCTCGCCGTCAACGCCATGTACTGGATTGGGGAGGCCTACTATGGTGAGAAGAAGTACGAAAACGCCATTCTGCAGTTTCAGGATGTGATCCAGAAATATCCGGACAATCCGAAGGCAGCGGCGGCCATGTTGAAGCAGGGCCTGGCCTTTCACGCTCTTGGAGACGTCAAGAATGCCAAGGTCATCATGCAGAAGGTGATGGAGACCTACCCCAAGTCGGTAGAAGCCGAAAAAGCCCGCGAACGCCTGGCCGTCTGGTAGTCAGGCGCGCATCATCTCGACAGATCATGACAGAAAAGGCGGCCTTTGGCCGCCTTTTCTGTGTTAAGAGCAAGATTGCAGAATGCGCTATTTGACAATCAGCCAGGAACCGTCCGGCTGCCGGCAGGCGGTGCCGTAGGCCAGCTGCTGCTGCCCGCCGATAATGACCGTTTGCTGGTATTCCCGGCAGTACTGGTTTTCGGCGGCCTGATAGGTGCGTACGGGGGTGAAGGTGCCCGAGTTGCCGCTGTCGGGGTTGACCCAGTTGGTTGTCTGGTTGGTCCGGGTGTATTCCAGGGCGTACTGGGCATTCTGCTCCATGGCCAGGCGATCGGCACGGTCGAGGGAACGTCCGATCTCCTGCCCGAGCAGAGCGCCGGCCAAAGTCCCGACCGCAACGGCCACCAGACGGCCTCGTCCCGAACCAACCTGCGCGCCAAGCAGGGCGCCGCCAGTGGCGCCCAGGAGCGTACCGGTTTCTTCTTTGGGGCCGGCTGTCGGCGCACAACTGGTCAGCAGCATGGTGAGCAGGGTCAGCAGGGCTAATGCTTTTTTCATCGCAGTGTTCCCCCAAAAAGATGTATTTGGTCATCCCCGTCATAAAATAGGTAAATTCGAGTATAGCGGTGCTCCGCGAACTGTCAAGGCGAGGACCTGGAAAGCATTTGATCGCTTTTAATCAGAAGGAAGATTGCCCCTTTGGAGGAAGGTGGTAGACTAATGGTGTAAGATGAATATTCAAGCCGGGGAGGTAGAGCATGAATAAATCGGAAAGCGCCTGTTTAACTTTTGATGGGGCCTGCGACGCGGCCATTGACTTGGAAGGACGCATATATCAGCATTTCCTGCAGGCAATTCGCCTGGTCAGGGATGAGGCGGCCGTAGCCATTCTCCGAGACGCGGCGATCGACCGCCTGCAGATTAAACACAAGTTGGAAGAGGCGGCGCTCAAGGGGGAAATCGACCAGCAGTCCGTTCAGGGGCGCGTGCCGACCATGGAACTGCTGCTGAACTGTTGCGATCCCAGTCAGATTGATGCCAAGGCGGACAATCGCCAGGCGCTGGCCTTCGCCATCCAGTTGTCCAAGGACGCCCTCAAATTCTACCGCACCATGGCGTCCGAGTGCAGTGGCGCTCCCATGGCTGAGCTTTTCACTGTTCTTGGCGACGATCAGACGCGTACGCTGCAGCAGCTCGAGTACACCTATGAGGAGCACTTCCTGCCTGAGAATTGAGGCGGTAGCCATCCCTCCATACTGACCCGCAAAGCGTTAATCAGGAAGGAGATGCGTGTCATGTCCGATGAAAACAGGAGAGCCCCGATAAGGTCAGGGCGGATGGCTTTTTACCTGTTCCTTGCTGCCATGGCCCTGGGGCTCGCCCTATATGTTCTGGCCAGGGAGCCGGACCCCGGTTTCCCAATCAATATGATTCATCTGCTGTTCAGGGACTGAGTTTCAGTCCAAGTCTTTCCTGAGTCTGGCATCCTTCGACGGGACGGTTTCCTTTTTCCGTTTTATGGGATAAAAAAGGGGGACATTCCGGCCTCGCTGACTGGCCGGCACCTTTTTCCCCTTTTTATTGCCGGACACGAGACAACCATGGAACATCCCACCGCCACTGACCAGCAACGCCGGCGCCTGGTGCCGCTGCTGTGCTTTATCGTTTTCTTCTCCGTTCTGAACGGCACCATGTTCAATGTGGCGGTTCCCGACATCGCCGCCGAGTTCAATCTCTCCCCCGGCGAGGTCAGCTGGGTGATCACTATCTATATCGTCGCCTTCGCCCTGGCGGCGGTCACCTATGGAAAGCTGGCCGATCTTTTCCCCGTACGCAACCTCATTACCATCGGCCTCCTTTTTTTCAACGTCGGCGCCCTGTTGGGCTACGTCGCCGACTGGTATCCCCTGTTGATCGGCGCCCGCTTAATTCAGGCGGTCGGCGGCGGCTCCATCCCGGCCATGGGCATGCTGGTGGCGACGCGCTACTTTCCTCCGGACATGCGGGGGCGGGTGCTGGGGGCCGTTGCCTCCACCGTCGCCTTTGCCTCGGGCGTGGGCCCGCTGGTTGGCGGCCTGCTGGCCGGGAGTTTTGACTGGCGCACCCTTTTCCTCCTCTCGCTTATGACCCTGGCGGCCATCCCCCTGTTTCGACGTTTTCTGCCGGCCGAAGCAGGGTCTCGCGGGGAGCTCGACTGCCTCGGCGCCGGCTACCTGGCTGCGGCCGTGGTCCTGCTGCTGCTCTTTGTGGCCCAGGGGGAAGCCTGGGCGTTGCCCTTGGGGGCGCTGGCCCTGCTGATCTTTGTCCGCCACATCCGCCGCCATCCGGCGCCCTTTGTTCCGGTCTCTCTTTTTGCCAATTCCCGCTACAGCCTGGGTTTGTTGACTGTCTTTCTGGCCGTGGGGACGGTCTTCGGCATGTTTTTTCTCATCCCCCTGCTTCTTCGGCAGATTCATCAGCTCGACACCCTCCAGATCGGCCTGTCCCTGTTCCCCGGCGCCATGGCGGCCGCCATCCTGGGCAACATCGGCGGTCGGCTGGCGGATCGGATCGGCAGCTCGGTGGTAGTGCGCAGCGGTCTGGTTCTGCTCAGTATCGGGTTTCTGTGGTTGGCCTCCATAGCCGGCCACTCGGCCTGGGCTGTCGCCCTCGTGCTGATGGTCTGTTATGTCGGTTTTTCGCTGATTCACGCGGCCTTGGCCAAGACCATATCCCTGACTCTCCCGCACGCGCAGGCCGGCATCGGCATGGGCTTCTACAATCTCGTCTTCTTTACCGCCGGCGCTTTCGGTGCCGCCGTGGCCGCGCGGCTGCTGGAAATGGCTCCCGGCGTCGGTGCGCAAGCGTTGTCGGCGACTCCTTATCGGCTGGTCTTTCTGCTGTCGGCAGGTACCGATTTGCT
Protein-coding regions in this window:
- a CDS encoding MFS transporter, which gives rise to MEHPTATDQQRRRLVPLLCFIVFFSVLNGTMFNVAVPDIAAEFNLSPGEVSWVITIYIVAFALAAVTYGKLADLFPVRNLITIGLLFFNVGALLGYVADWYPLLIGARLIQAVGGGSIPAMGMLVATRYFPPDMRGRVLGAVASTVAFASGVGPLVGGLLAGSFDWRTLFLLSLMTLAAIPLFRRFLPAEAGSRGELDCLGAGYLAAAVVLLLLFVAQGEAWALPLGALALLIFVRHIRRHPAPFVPVSLFANSRYSLGLLTVFLAVGTVFGMFFLIPLLLRQIHQLDTLQIGLSLFPGAMAAAILGNIGGRLADRIGSSVVVRSGLVLLSIGFLWLASIAGHSAWAVALVLMVCYVGFSLIHAALAKTISLTLPHAQAGIGMGFYNLVFFTAGAFGAAVAARLLEMAPGVGAQALSATPYRLVFLLSAGTDLLALVLFHYRFRRSEETSP